In the genome of Leucobacter luti, one region contains:
- a CDS encoding glycosyltransferase yields MRVTAVLVAYNRRELLRESLEALAAQSRPVDRLVVVDNASDDDSAAVAAELLEHWGERGRLIQLTENTGGAGGFATGIAAAVAEECIDWVWVMDDDTVPGTDALAGALDAHAKYRETGQDDLAVMGSRVVWTDGEDHPMNTPKAKIRAGATERERAAAAGGMEIRSISFVSAFLRADRVRDLGLPIADYFLWNDDFEYSARLLRGARGIYVPGSVVTHKTAKRGSSDQDPGPRFFFEVRNKLWVFRESPALSGWEKLLYSAATARRWFRTFRASSDRAQLRDCLRRGWRDGWRTKPRPTRQVLRDTGVPVDVMVAVDRLSKLEER; encoded by the coding sequence ATGCGCGTGACCGCCGTACTGGTTGCTTACAACCGGCGGGAGCTGCTGCGGGAATCGCTCGAGGCGCTTGCCGCTCAAAGCCGACCCGTCGATCGCCTCGTCGTGGTCGACAATGCCTCTGATGATGACTCGGCCGCGGTCGCCGCCGAGCTGCTCGAACACTGGGGTGAGCGAGGTCGCCTGATCCAGCTCACCGAGAACACCGGGGGAGCCGGTGGCTTCGCGACCGGAATCGCTGCCGCGGTGGCCGAGGAGTGTATCGACTGGGTGTGGGTCATGGACGACGACACAGTGCCTGGCACTGACGCGCTCGCTGGTGCGCTCGATGCACACGCCAAGTACCGCGAAACAGGGCAGGATGACCTCGCCGTGATGGGATCACGTGTCGTGTGGACTGACGGCGAAGACCACCCCATGAACACCCCCAAGGCGAAGATCCGTGCCGGCGCAACGGAGCGCGAGCGCGCTGCCGCGGCCGGAGGCATGGAGATCCGGTCCATATCGTTCGTGTCCGCGTTCCTGCGCGCCGACCGAGTGCGCGACCTCGGGCTGCCCATTGCCGACTACTTCCTCTGGAACGACGACTTCGAGTACTCCGCGCGGTTGCTGCGCGGAGCACGGGGGATCTATGTGCCGGGCTCGGTTGTCACCCACAAGACCGCGAAGCGCGGTTCGAGCGACCAAGATCCCGGTCCGCGGTTCTTCTTTGAGGTCCGCAATAAGCTCTGGGTGTTCCGCGAAAGTCCTGCGCTCTCCGGCTGGGAGAAGTTGCTGTACTCGGCCGCGACGGCGAGACGCTGGTTCCGCACCTTCCGGGCCTCGTCAGATCGTGCGCAACTGCGTGACTGTCTGCGGCGCGGGTGGCGTGATGGCTGGCGCACGAAGCCGCGCCCCACACGCCAGGTCCTCCGTGACACCGGAGTCCCCGTCGATGTGATGGTCGCCGTGGACCGGCTTTCGAAGCTCGAAGAACGGTAG
- a CDS encoding LTA synthase family protein, protein MQETTGSVHDTGHPNLGVAAELVPEEIGLDSADSNATPQRPRARYSRIWASAFWSLIGIGAVCAGIALWVRRTFGVISIDQLLSNLPGGGGEGAGGSGIVVTAVVTGIVIPIAVVLVLAFLVSRSLRSLREAGILRNSRERLRRLVAIVLAVVVPVTGAGFLGATIGVRDYVSALAREAATGTNLGDYYVAPEVPAETSGGTRGVAPKNLILIYLESIEDAFADDDLFEKNMLAPVQEATIGWDTIPRLSQYEGGGWTMSGIVSTQCGIPLRTASAIGDATELNDLGAGSPVASYLPGATCLGDVLAGAGYESVFLGGADASFAGKGAFLTSHGTDEIHDLQYWQELDEQEFRPDWGLSDRRLFERAKDTVVALHDSGDPFALTMLTLDTHEGPMVYEYCEWDTETAMTSITLCSMTQVASFVDFLGAEGILDDTVVMLTGDHQKMIAEGGSFWEELNGAEGRTIFNRIWSPDGVAIKEPDIDQFSVYPTLLELLGFELQDHRAGIGVSALASDDEVPVGTIRDLSDTEYRDLARSRSVDFYHKLWGDR, encoded by the coding sequence ATGCAGGAAACCACCGGGTCCGTGCACGACACGGGGCACCCGAACCTTGGCGTGGCTGCGGAGTTGGTCCCGGAGGAGATCGGGCTCGACTCCGCAGATTCGAACGCCACGCCCCAGCGTCCGCGGGCAAGGTATTCGCGGATCTGGGCGAGTGCGTTCTGGAGCCTGATCGGGATCGGTGCTGTGTGCGCCGGGATTGCGCTCTGGGTGCGGCGGACATTCGGCGTCATTTCGATTGACCAGTTGCTCTCAAATCTGCCAGGCGGCGGAGGCGAGGGCGCTGGCGGTTCGGGCATCGTGGTGACCGCGGTGGTGACCGGAATCGTGATTCCCATCGCCGTTGTCCTTGTGCTCGCCTTTCTGGTGTCGCGCTCGCTCAGAAGCCTGCGCGAGGCGGGGATCCTCCGCAACTCGCGCGAGCGACTCAGACGCCTCGTCGCAATCGTGCTCGCCGTGGTGGTGCCGGTGACCGGTGCGGGGTTCCTCGGCGCCACGATTGGCGTTCGTGACTATGTGTCTGCGCTCGCTCGCGAGGCGGCGACGGGCACGAACCTCGGTGACTACTACGTTGCACCAGAGGTGCCAGCCGAGACAAGCGGGGGCACCCGTGGTGTCGCGCCCAAGAACTTGATCCTGATCTATCTCGAATCGATCGAGGACGCCTTCGCAGACGATGACCTGTTCGAAAAGAACATGCTCGCGCCCGTGCAGGAAGCGACTATCGGCTGGGACACGATTCCGCGGCTGTCGCAGTACGAGGGTGGTGGGTGGACCATGTCGGGGATCGTGAGCACGCAGTGCGGAATCCCGCTGCGCACGGCGAGTGCAATAGGTGACGCAACTGAGCTCAACGACTTGGGGGCTGGCTCTCCGGTCGCGAGCTACCTGCCCGGCGCAACGTGTCTCGGCGACGTGCTTGCAGGCGCCGGCTACGAGAGTGTGTTTCTCGGTGGTGCCGACGCGAGCTTCGCTGGCAAGGGAGCTTTCCTCACCAGTCACGGCACCGACGAGATCCACGACCTGCAGTACTGGCAAGAGCTCGATGAACAGGAGTTCCGGCCCGATTGGGGCCTCTCGGATCGTCGCCTTTTCGAGCGTGCGAAGGACACCGTCGTGGCACTGCATGACAGCGGGGACCCCTTTGCGCTGACGATGCTCACCCTCGATACCCACGAGGGGCCAATGGTCTACGAGTACTGCGAATGGGACACTGAAACCGCAATGACCTCGATCACCCTCTGCTCGATGACGCAGGTTGCGAGCTTCGTCGATTTCCTCGGGGCAGAGGGAATCTTAGACGATACGGTGGTGATGCTCACCGGAGATCACCAGAAGATGATTGCGGAGGGCGGCAGCTTCTGGGAGGAACTCAACGGTGCCGAAGGGCGCACCATCTTTAACCGAATCTGGAGTCCCGACGGCGTTGCCATCAAGGAGCCGGACATCGATCAATTCAGCGTGTACCCCACTCTGCTTGAACTGCTCGGGTTTGAGCTTCAAGATCACCGGGCGGGGATCGGCGTCTCTGCGCTGGCATCCGATGATGAGGTGCCCGTCGGAACGATCCGTGACCTGAGTGACACTGAGTACCGAGATCTTGCCCGATCCCGCTCGGTCGATTTCTACCACAAGCTGTGGGGAGACCGGTGA
- a CDS encoding LCP family protein: protein MSLDLERPLRNPDLESPPLMTKRARWLVVLGFLLPGSAQLLAGNRKLGRFGLGATILLIIGVLAVVAGLLFARVATLSFFTNSIVLLALQILLIAYAVLWLVLGFNTLRLTRLPRTQRGWRVPIAMLAILLTVVPASGAAWAASTINAGRALLSGLFSGAPSVEPVDGRYNILLLGTDAGADREGMRPDSISLVSIDAKTGQSTIIGIPRELEGTPFPEDSPMRELHPNGFGVAPNTYGDWGGCEVGRCILNGLFAEVEYFYPELYPDAVSKGSSPGIEATKDAVTGATGLEVQFYVLVNMDAFESLINALGGITIDVKERLPIGGDQYGNNVEGWIEPGLQGMDGYTAQWYARSRYGSAAGDYARMERQRELQAAILAQMNPSNVLLRFQDVAAAGTELVETDIPESMLGRFVDLASKAREFTPVNVELVPPAVDPEYPDFGVIQQLVSDGVAAASPAEPAG from the coding sequence ATGAGTCTTGACCTCGAGCGGCCGCTGCGCAACCCTGACCTCGAATCACCTCCGCTCATGACGAAGCGGGCCAGGTGGCTCGTGGTCTTAGGGTTTTTGCTCCCCGGCAGCGCGCAACTGCTGGCAGGAAACCGGAAACTCGGTCGGTTTGGGCTCGGCGCGACAATCCTGCTGATCATTGGCGTGCTCGCTGTGGTCGCCGGGCTGCTGTTCGCCAGAGTCGCGACGCTGTCGTTCTTCACCAACAGCATCGTGTTGCTCGCGCTTCAGATTCTGCTGATCGCGTACGCCGTGCTCTGGCTCGTGCTCGGCTTCAATACGCTGCGGCTCACGCGGCTGCCGAGGACACAGCGGGGCTGGCGCGTGCCGATCGCCATGCTTGCGATCCTCCTCACTGTTGTTCCCGCTTCGGGCGCTGCGTGGGCTGCGAGCACGATCAATGCGGGCCGGGCGCTGCTGAGCGGCCTGTTCAGCGGTGCACCGTCTGTGGAGCCCGTTGATGGCCGCTACAACATTCTGTTGCTCGGCACCGATGCCGGCGCGGATCGCGAGGGCATGCGCCCCGACAGCATCTCACTCGTGAGCATCGATGCGAAGACGGGGCAGTCGACGATCATCGGGATCCCGCGCGAGCTCGAGGGCACTCCATTCCCCGAAGACTCGCCGATGCGCGAGCTCCACCCGAACGGGTTCGGGGTAGCGCCGAACACCTACGGAGACTGGGGCGGCTGCGAGGTTGGCCGCTGCATTTTGAACGGACTGTTCGCCGAGGTCGAGTATTTCTATCCCGAGCTGTACCCCGATGCGGTGTCGAAGGGTTCTTCGCCGGGCATTGAGGCGACGAAGGACGCGGTGACAGGTGCGACGGGGCTGGAAGTGCAGTTCTACGTGCTCGTCAACATGGATGCGTTCGAGAGCCTCATCAATGCGCTCGGCGGCATCACCATTGATGTGAAGGAGCGCTTGCCGATTGGGGGCGATCAGTACGGCAATAACGTCGAAGGATGGATCGAACCCGGACTGCAGGGGATGGATGGCTACACCGCGCAGTGGTACGCCCGCTCACGCTACGGTTCAGCCGCTGGCGACTACGCCCGTATGGAGCGCCAACGCGAGCTGCAAGCAGCGATCCTCGCCCAGATGAACCCGTCAAACGTCTTGCTGCGATTCCAAGATGTCGCCGCCGCTGGCACCGAGCTCGTGGAAACGGACATCCCGGAGTCCATGCTCGGTCGCTTTGTGGACCTCGCATCGAAAGCACGGGAGTTTACGCCTGTCAATGTGGAGCTGGTGCCGCCCGCCGTTGATCCGGAGTACCCGGATTTCGGTGTGATCCAACAGCTGGTGTCTGACGGCGTCGCCGCCGCTTCGCCTGCGGAGCCCGCGGGGTAG
- the galE gene encoding UDP-glucose 4-epimerase GalE yields the protein MRVLLTGGAGYIGSHTALVLLERGHEVIVLDDFSNSSPEAVRRVEALSGATIPVFEADLADRAAARAALAGAEFDAVIHFAGLKSVGESVAEPVRYYRVNIDSTLVLLDLMRERGVANLVFSSSATVYGDPDTSPIDERQPAGVGLTNPYGWSKFMNEQIIRDAQRAWPALSAVLLRYFNPVGAHPSGRIGEDPAGIPNNLMPFIAQVAVGTRERLSVFGDSYDTVDGTGVRDYIHVMDLAEGHVAALERSAAGVRTYNLGSGTGSSVLDVVRAFETAAGRPVPYTIAPPRPGDVAEVVADPRRANEELEWRTTRTLAEACRDSWAWQSANPGGYSE from the coding sequence ATGCGTGTTTTGTTGACTGGTGGCGCCGGCTATATCGGATCGCACACCGCCCTCGTCCTCCTGGAGCGTGGACATGAGGTGATCGTGCTCGACGACTTCTCCAACAGCAGTCCCGAAGCGGTGCGCCGAGTCGAGGCGTTAAGCGGCGCAACGATTCCGGTTTTCGAGGCCGACCTTGCGGATCGTGCCGCCGCGCGGGCGGCCCTCGCAGGCGCTGAATTCGACGCGGTCATCCATTTCGCCGGCCTCAAATCAGTGGGCGAATCGGTGGCAGAACCGGTGCGGTATTACCGTGTCAATATCGATTCCACCCTGGTGCTCTTGGACTTGATGCGAGAGCGCGGTGTCGCAAACCTCGTGTTCAGTTCCTCCGCAACGGTCTACGGCGACCCTGACACCTCGCCGATTGATGAGCGGCAGCCAGCGGGCGTCGGTCTCACGAACCCGTACGGCTGGTCGAAGTTCATGAATGAGCAGATCATTCGCGATGCTCAGCGTGCCTGGCCCGCGCTCAGCGCGGTGCTGCTGCGGTACTTCAACCCGGTCGGCGCGCACCCCTCAGGACGGATCGGAGAGGACCCTGCGGGGATCCCGAACAATTTGATGCCCTTCATCGCACAGGTGGCGGTCGGGACCCGAGAGCGCCTCAGTGTGTTCGGCGACAGCTACGACACTGTGGACGGCACGGGAGTGCGCGACTACATTCACGTGATGGATTTGGCCGAGGGCCACGTCGCGGCGCTGGAACGGAGCGCGGCTGGCGTGCGCACCTATAACTTGGGCTCTGGCACGGGATCGAGCGTGCTCGACGTGGTGCGCGCCTTCGAAACGGCGGCCGGGCGGCCTGTGCCCTACACGATTGCCCCGCCTCGGCCGGGTGACGTCGCTGAGGTCGTTGCTGATCCGCGCCGTGCCAATGAAGAACTGGAGTGGCGTACGACCCGCACGCTCGCTGAGGCTTGCCGCGACTCGTGGGCCTGGCAGTCGGCGAACCCTGGCGGGTATTCCGAATGA